A section of the Terriglobia bacterium genome encodes:
- a CDS encoding PAS domain S-box protein, translated as MDFYLADGLTTFLTIALFAVIFFVFSKRGLRERFFTLWTLGWGLLLLQYLAQVAVINGLGNIQFALLLDEILLAAAAIMFCLSARTFVGLRTPRAPVVGLGLLFALLSYWQAYHSASATPDVTRSNTPGYFWKVLVFYHFSVFSLLIGLVFLYTGWVFFRSRERPHSIGVQTLIFGFAAGGIGLMSFGIVLRWEYLTPLLLQFLDLPRFFAAVGMFVYLFEREKVGVQKHRDDAVKHREFVQSLVDNANDSIFVTDQEGKFQWANKKCEEGLGLSSEELKGRSYREFIRGKDRFLVEQAATAVFQGKPQSLEIQMEAPQENYRTLQISMSPVYDAESHVTGVLTVGRNVTEMKTMERQLQHAEKLMALGQMISGAAHELNNPLTTVMGFSELSLQDKALDPKLRQRFDRILQAAARSKKIVESLQSFVRVPEHAVESIELNDLVVESLSPFEKDFQDCHINTKLRFGHDPMWVNVNRDRLVQVIQSILKNAMEAIRDVKDGGTIAISTGIDGDNTFVSISDDGPGVKDPNRIFEPFYTTKEVGKGTGMALSVGHSILQHYGGKITAENNLKGGATFRIILPVISVDVNPETQFSVNAP; from the coding sequence ATGGACTTTTATCTAGCCGACGGATTGACCACATTTCTCACCATCGCTCTGTTCGCGGTTATCTTCTTCGTCTTCTCCAAGCGAGGGTTGAGGGAGCGGTTTTTCACGCTGTGGACACTCGGCTGGGGGCTGTTACTGCTCCAATATTTGGCACAGGTAGCCGTCATTAACGGCCTGGGAAACATACAGTTTGCACTCCTTCTGGATGAGATCTTGCTGGCGGCTGCTGCCATCATGTTCTGCCTCAGTGCGCGGACCTTTGTTGGCTTGCGAACGCCCCGCGCCCCGGTTGTCGGTCTGGGCCTCCTGTTTGCACTCCTCAGCTACTGGCAAGCCTATCATTCCGCCTCCGCGACCCCCGATGTCACGCGCTCCAATACCCCAGGTTATTTTTGGAAGGTGCTGGTGTTTTACCACTTTTCCGTGTTTAGCCTGTTGATCGGTCTCGTATTTCTATACACCGGCTGGGTGTTTTTCCGCTCTCGAGAGAGACCGCATTCCATCGGGGTCCAAACGCTGATCTTCGGCTTTGCGGCGGGCGGAATCGGCCTCATGAGTTTTGGTATCGTTCTGAGGTGGGAGTATCTCACCCCACTGCTTCTGCAATTCCTTGACCTGCCCCGATTCTTTGCGGCGGTGGGTATGTTCGTTTACTTGTTCGAGCGCGAGAAAGTCGGGGTGCAGAAGCATCGGGATGACGCCGTGAAACACCGCGAGTTTGTCCAGAGCCTGGTGGACAATGCGAACGATTCCATTTTTGTCACCGATCAAGAGGGCAAGTTTCAATGGGCCAACAAGAAGTGTGAGGAGGGGTTGGGCCTGAGTTCCGAAGAGCTGAAGGGAAGAAGCTATCGCGAGTTTATTCGGGGGAAAGACCGATTCCTTGTGGAACAGGCGGCCACTGCTGTTTTTCAGGGCAAGCCCCAATCCCTGGAAATTCAGATGGAAGCGCCCCAGGAGAATTACCGCACTCTTCAAATCTCCATGTCGCCTGTCTATGACGCCGAGAGCCACGTCACCGGCGTCCTGACCGTGGGGCGCAATGTCACCGAAATGAAGACCATGGAACGGCAACTCCAGCATGCCGAGAAACTCATGGCTCTCGGCCAGATGATTTCGGGGGCAGCCCACGAGTTGAATAACCCGCTGACTACTGTCATGGGGTTTTCTGAGCTTTCGCTGCAGGATAAGGCGCTCGATCCGAAATTGCGTCAGCGATTCGACCGCATCCTCCAGGCGGCGGCGCGCTCCAAGAAAATTGTAGAGAGTCTGCAAAGCTTCGTCCGGGTCCCCGAACATGCAGTGGAATCCATCGAGCTGAACGACCTCGTCGTGGAATCTTTAAGTCCGTTTGAAAAGGATTTTCAGGACTGTCATATCAACACGAAGTTGCGCTTTGGGCATGATCCCATGTGGGTCAATGTCAATCGGGATCGCCTCGTTCAGGTGATTCAAAGCATCCTGAAAAACGCCATGGAGGCCATCCGCGATGTAAAGGATGGCGGGACCATCGCCATCTCGACAGGAATAGATGGCGACAACACGTTCGTGTCGATTTCTGACGACGGACCCGGAGTCAAAGACCCCAACCGGATCTTCGAGCCCTTCTATACGACGAAAGAAGTGGGCAAGGGCACCGGGATGGCACTCAGTGTGGGACACTCGATCTTGCAGCATTACGGCGGGAAGATCACCGCCGAGAATAACTTGAAAGGCGGCGCCACCTTCAGAATTATTCTCCCCGTCATCTCGGTAGATGTGAACCCGGAAACCCAATTTTCGGTGAACGCTCCCTGA
- a CDS encoding DUF711 family protein: MKPRYWIIPAAMIAIAALLLSFSAKASNSLRSAIPASSPEEKSPPFFKIRAITAFVSIDPGRIEEAVSEAVQFLEKSRDRFQSAGFEVQTIRLATQPFPEYTKSMSHRAALELIQKLDRLAVQHHLDLSIGPGILEDRDDPEAVALITDILSHTQTTNTSVTVATPERGVQPKVVRAAAQIMKNLSTASKGGIGNFSFAAAANCPAGIPFFPTAYHLGTQKQFALAIQCASLVQEAFAHSLSPAEARVNLKKIYEAQLHPVEVIAQGLSEETRWNYEGMDVSTAPLKEVSIGAAIETLSGVPFGDHGTLTVAALITDVLKSLNLKRAGYSGLMIPVMEDATISRRAAEGRLSLDKLLLFSSVCATGIDVAPIPGDTPSAEIERVIMDVASQSTKLKKPLAVRLLVVPGKKEGAMTEFEDPFLVNTKVMSVK; encoded by the coding sequence ATGAAACCGCGATATTGGATCATCCCGGCGGCCATGATTGCCATCGCTGCCCTTCTTCTGAGCTTTTCGGCAAAGGCGAGCAACTCGCTGAGAAGTGCGATTCCCGCCTCAAGCCCCGAGGAAAAATCCCCGCCGTTCTTCAAGATCCGCGCCATTACGGCGTTTGTCTCCATCGACCCCGGCCGGATCGAAGAGGCGGTCTCCGAGGCGGTTCAGTTCCTGGAGAAATCCCGGGACCGGTTTCAATCGGCCGGGTTCGAGGTCCAAACCATTCGGCTGGCCACCCAGCCCTTTCCGGAATATACGAAAAGCATGTCACACCGGGCGGCACTCGAACTGATCCAAAAACTGGATCGATTGGCGGTGCAGCACCACCTCGATCTATCCATTGGACCGGGAATTCTCGAAGACCGCGACGATCCGGAAGCGGTGGCATTGATTACGGATATTCTGTCGCATACCCAGACCACCAATACCAGCGTGACGGTGGCTACTCCGGAACGCGGGGTTCAACCGAAAGTGGTTCGCGCGGCGGCACAGATCATGAAGAACCTTTCCACAGCCTCAAAGGGTGGCATCGGAAACTTCAGCTTTGCCGCGGCAGCAAACTGTCCTGCCGGGATTCCATTCTTCCCCACTGCTTACCACCTCGGAACCCAAAAGCAATTTGCCCTGGCCATTCAGTGTGCCAGCCTGGTTCAGGAGGCCTTTGCGCATTCCCTCTCGCCTGCGGAAGCTCGTGTCAACCTGAAGAAGATCTATGAAGCGCAATTGCATCCGGTTGAAGTCATCGCTCAGGGATTGTCGGAGGAGACCCGGTGGAATTATGAGGGGATGGATGTATCCACGGCTCCGTTAAAGGAAGTCTCAATCGGCGCAGCGATCGAAACCCTGTCGGGAGTCCCGTTTGGAGATCACGGCACGCTGACGGTTGCCGCCCTGATCACGGATGTCCTGAAGAGCTTGAACTTAAAGCGTGCTGGATATTCCGGACTGATGATTCCGGTCATGGAAGACGCGACCATTTCACGGCGGGCGGCCGAAGGAAGGTTGTCACTCGACAAACTGCTCCTGTTCTCGTCGGTCTGCGCCACCGGCATTGACGTGGCGCCGATTCCGGGCGATACCCCGTCGGCTGAAATTGAAAGGGTCATCATGGACGTGGCCTCCCAGTCCACCAAGCTGAAGAAACCTCTTGCCGTCCGACTCCTCGTGGTACCGGGGAAAAAGGAAGGGGCCATGACGGAATTTGAAGATCCGTTCCTGGTCAATACGAAGGTGATGTCTGTGAAGTGA
- a CDS encoding FAD binding domain-containing protein, producing the protein MMRLPKFEYHAPRKIADAVKLMAEAGAEGQFVAGGTDLYPNMKRRQQTPKVVIGLQRIAALKKITGAPSTTGVSVGAAVTLTELIENRTIQKYYPVIAHAARLISTPVLQNMGTLGGNLLLDTRCNYYDQNYEWRKGVHFCLKKDGDTCWVAPGSKVCWAVQSADEVPVLIALGARVKLVSPGGERVIPIAQLYSRFDGIHYLTKQHNELLTEILLPPANGWRASYAKLRRRGAFDFPVLGVAACVWFEEDHATVRDAKLILGAIAPHAMEVTEAQKLLIGRPLGESSIRAAAAAAHAVAKPLDNTDFLMYWRKQMVRPYVEQALNELRNPE; encoded by the coding sequence ATGATGCGACTCCCAAAGTTTGAGTATCATGCCCCACGGAAGATTGCAGATGCCGTGAAGCTGATGGCGGAAGCCGGCGCCGAGGGACAATTCGTCGCGGGGGGAACGGATCTGTATCCCAACATGAAGCGCCGCCAGCAGACCCCCAAGGTCGTGATTGGTTTGCAGCGTATTGCCGCTCTAAAAAAAATCACAGGTGCTCCTTCAACCACGGGTGTGAGCGTCGGAGCTGCCGTGACCCTGACTGAATTGATTGAGAATCGGACCATTCAAAAATATTACCCCGTCATCGCTCATGCAGCGAGACTGATCTCGACCCCGGTCCTGCAGAATATGGGAACCCTCGGCGGCAATCTGCTCCTCGATACGCGCTGCAATTACTATGACCAGAATTACGAATGGCGCAAAGGAGTTCACTTCTGCCTGAAGAAAGACGGCGATACCTGTTGGGTGGCGCCGGGATCGAAAGTTTGCTGGGCCGTTCAATCGGCGGATGAAGTGCCAGTCCTGATCGCGTTGGGTGCTCGGGTCAAACTGGTTTCTCCCGGGGGAGAGCGGGTGATTCCCATCGCTCAACTCTATTCCAGGTTTGATGGAATTCACTATTTAACAAAACAGCACAACGAACTGTTGACCGAAATCCTGCTTCCTCCGGCCAATGGATGGCGCGCCAGCTACGCAAAACTGAGGCGTCGCGGGGCGTTCGACTTTCCGGTGCTTGGCGTCGCGGCCTGTGTCTGGTTTGAAGAGGATCACGCGACTGTCCGGGACGCGAAACTCATCCTGGGCGCCATCGCCCCGCATGCGATGGAAGTCACTGAAGCGCAGAAACTCTTAATTGGTCGCCCCTTGGGTGAGAGCAGCATTCGCGCCGCCGCGGCCGCTGCGCATGCCGTGGCCAAACCCCTCGACAACACCGATTTCCTCATGTACTGGCGCAAGCAAATGGTTCGCCCTTACGTCGAACAAGCCCTGAATGAGCTTCGCAATCCGGAATGA
- a CDS encoding pyridoxal-phosphate dependent enzyme yields MTTPTINAETQPGLETIREALQRIRPHIHRTPVMTSRTMNEMAGAQVFFKCENLQKGGAFKARGAINAVLSLDDAEAAKGVITHSSGNHGAALSMAARIRGIKAYIVVPSNAPAPKVGAIRNYGGEITFCKPTLEARESMTDELMARTGAVLIHPYNNYRVIAGQGTCAVEFHEQVEEGLDFLLAPVGGGGLISGTALAMKSLSPETWIIGCEPKGADDAFQSKQAGKIILQAHPQTIADGLRSSLGEKTFPVIHKLVDEIVTVSEDEIIEAMRHIWERMKIVVEPSGAVAVAAAIFKKIAGFANRRIGIILSGGNVDLDHLPFKK; encoded by the coding sequence ATGACAACTCCAACCATAAACGCTGAGACTCAGCCAGGACTGGAGACGATTCGGGAAGCTCTCCAGCGAATACGGCCGCACATCCATCGAACCCCCGTCATGACGAGCCGGACGATGAACGAGATGGCCGGCGCCCAGGTCTTCTTTAAGTGCGAGAACCTGCAAAAGGGAGGCGCCTTCAAGGCGCGAGGGGCCATCAATGCCGTCTTGTCGCTGGATGATGCGGAAGCCGCGAAGGGGGTGATCACTCACTCTTCCGGCAACCATGGGGCCGCGCTCTCGATGGCTGCCAGGATTCGAGGCATAAAGGCATACATCGTGGTGCCTTCAAATGCCCCGGCGCCAAAGGTCGGAGCGATCCGAAACTATGGAGGAGAGATCACCTTCTGCAAACCCACCCTGGAGGCGCGGGAGTCGATGACGGATGAACTCATGGCCAGAACAGGCGCCGTCCTCATCCATCCTTACAATAATTACCGCGTCATTGCCGGACAGGGAACCTGCGCCGTGGAGTTCCACGAGCAGGTGGAAGAAGGGCTCGATTTTCTGTTGGCCCCGGTCGGCGGTGGGGGATTAATCAGCGGGACCGCGCTTGCCATGAAAAGTCTTTCCCCCGAAACCTGGATCATTGGATGTGAACCCAAGGGTGCTGATGATGCGTTTCAATCGAAGCAAGCCGGAAAGATCATCCTGCAAGCTCATCCGCAGACCATCGCGGATGGCCTCCGCTCATCCCTGGGAGAGAAGACGTTTCCGGTTATCCATAAGCTGGTGGACGAAATTGTGACCGTCAGCGAGGATGAGATCATCGAGGCGATGCGGCATATCTGGGAACGGATGAAGATCGTCGTTGAGCCCTCCGGCGCCGTGGCGGTCGCGGCGGCGATCTTTAAGAAGATCGCGGGATTCGCGAACCGGAGGATTGGGATTATCTTGTCGGGCGGGAATGTGGATCTGGATCATTTGCCATTTAAGAAATAA
- a CDS encoding molybdopterin-dependent oxidoreductase: protein MKNGSSKHLNVVGKPLRKIDASAKVTGQTKFADDIVLPRMLYCKILRSHVPHALIRKIDTSKAEAMPGVVAVITGKSLPLPYGILPVSQDEHALCLEKVRMIGDPVAAVAAIDEDSAFEAMNAIEVEYEPLPVVSSIQDALRNPESLRTGDGLSKTGGSENPGECKEAWRIHSYGDHGNVHKMVALEFGDVEEGFKQADLVREDVFFYEGNTHLPMEQHAAVAQVDGDGKLCLWSSTQTPHYVHRALAKVLEMPASRIRVIATPNGGGFGGKSDPFPHEMIVSKLAMITGRPVKVTLTREEVFYCHRGRHPVLMWVKTGAKKDGAITAMHFRSFLDGGAYGSYGVASTYYTGALQTVTYKIPNYKFEGVRVFTNKPPCGPKRGHGTPQPRYALEIHLDKIAEQLRLDPVAIRKNHLVEPHSLTANYLRVGSMGLAACLDKVVTASDFKNKFRNLPYGKGIGLACASYLSGAGLPIYWNHMPHSGVQLRLDRQGGVCVMCGSIDIGQGSDSILAYLVAEVFGIDPFDIRVLTADTDLTPVDLGSYSSRVTLMTGNAALEAAERARDLLVRAVSEKMNIPATHLSFSGGRLFDVENPETSISFAEAVQIAEARFGTIGTVGSYTPPPSAGRYKGAGVGPSPAYSYDAAVAEVEVDPRTGIVRVERIWMAHDIGRAINPALTLGQVEGSVYMGLGEALMEEMSYRANRNVVHKFPSLLEYKSPTTLEMCDVKTFLIEDPDPNGPFGAKEVGQGPLLPVPPAIANAVYDAVQVRIDEVPITPDKVLSAIQKGAERQEDDVESTDSRGTGITRGVEEPHRYGPKSVPEVDWPEPVRVKPPWEGGTGKEMSREAVHARE from the coding sequence ATGAAGAACGGAAGCTCAAAACATCTCAACGTTGTCGGCAAGCCGCTTCGCAAGATCGATGCCTCGGCCAAGGTAACCGGGCAAACGAAATTTGCCGACGACATCGTGTTGCCGCGGATGCTCTACTGTAAAATCCTGCGCAGTCACGTCCCCCATGCCCTGATTCGAAAAATTGACACGTCGAAGGCTGAGGCGATGCCCGGTGTGGTCGCGGTCATTACGGGGAAGTCCCTCCCCCTCCCCTACGGCATATTACCGGTCAGCCAGGACGAGCACGCGCTGTGCCTCGAGAAGGTCCGCATGATTGGTGATCCGGTTGCCGCTGTTGCTGCCATCGACGAGGATTCGGCGTTTGAAGCCATGAACGCCATCGAAGTGGAATACGAACCTCTGCCTGTCGTTTCCTCGATACAGGATGCATTGAGAAATCCTGAATCTCTGCGCACCGGAGATGGACTTTCAAAGACCGGCGGCTCCGAGAATCCCGGAGAGTGCAAAGAGGCCTGGCGCATCCACAGCTATGGGGATCACGGCAATGTTCACAAGATGGTGGCCTTGGAGTTTGGCGACGTGGAAGAAGGATTCAAACAGGCCGATTTGGTTCGGGAAGATGTATTCTTTTACGAAGGCAATACGCACCTTCCCATGGAGCAGCACGCCGCCGTGGCCCAGGTGGACGGCGACGGCAAGCTCTGTTTATGGAGCTCCACGCAGACCCCGCATTATGTCCACCGGGCGCTCGCAAAAGTACTGGAAATGCCTGCCAGCCGTATCCGGGTCATCGCCACGCCCAATGGAGGCGGCTTTGGCGGCAAGAGTGACCCATTTCCCCACGAGATGATTGTCTCAAAACTTGCCATGATAACGGGCCGCCCCGTGAAAGTAACCCTCACGCGGGAAGAGGTGTTTTATTGCCACCGGGGACGACATCCCGTGCTCATGTGGGTGAAGACGGGGGCAAAGAAGGACGGCGCGATCACGGCGATGCATTTCCGCTCCTTCCTCGACGGCGGGGCTTACGGCAGTTATGGGGTTGCCTCCACCTATTACACGGGGGCGTTGCAGACGGTGACCTACAAAATTCCGAATTACAAGTTCGAAGGCGTCCGTGTGTTTACCAACAAGCCGCCCTGCGGACCCAAGCGCGGCCACGGAACGCCGCAACCCCGCTATGCCCTCGAGATTCATCTCGACAAGATTGCGGAGCAGTTGCGGCTCGATCCAGTGGCAATTCGCAAGAACCATCTGGTGGAGCCCCATTCGCTTACCGCAAATTACTTGAGGGTTGGCTCGATGGGGCTGGCCGCGTGTCTCGACAAGGTGGTCACGGCGAGCGACTTTAAGAACAAATTCCGAAACCTCCCTTACGGAAAAGGCATAGGGCTGGCCTGTGCGTCCTACCTGAGTGGCGCCGGACTTCCCATTTATTGGAATCACATGCCGCATTCCGGGGTGCAGCTCCGGCTGGACCGTCAAGGCGGTGTGTGCGTGATGTGTGGATCGATCGACATTGGACAGGGTTCCGATTCGATCCTCGCCTACCTTGTTGCCGAGGTATTCGGGATTGATCCCTTCGACATTCGAGTCCTCACGGCGGACACTGATCTCACTCCTGTTGATCTTGGGAGTTATTCCTCCCGGGTGACGCTGATGACGGGGAATGCGGCGCTGGAGGCAGCTGAACGCGCCCGGGACCTTCTCGTCCGCGCGGTTTCGGAAAAAATGAACATTCCCGCCACTCATCTTTCCTTTTCCGGGGGCCGGTTATTCGATGTGGAGAATCCCGAGACGTCCATCTCATTCGCCGAGGCGGTTCAAATCGCCGAGGCCAGGTTCGGAACGATTGGGACCGTCGGCAGTTATACGCCGCCTCCCTCAGCGGGAAGATACAAGGGAGCGGGTGTCGGTCCCTCTCCGGCATACAGTTACGATGCGGCGGTCGCCGAGGTCGAGGTGGACCCGCGCACCGGGATTGTGCGGGTGGAGCGAATCTGGATGGCGCACGATATCGGACGCGCCATTAATCCGGCCTTGACCTTGGGACAGGTGGAGGGGTCGGTCTACATGGGATTGGGTGAGGCTCTGATGGAAGAAATGAGTTACCGGGCGAATCGGAATGTCGTGCACAAATTCCCCAGCCTCCTCGAATACAAATCGCCCACGACGCTGGAAATGTGCGACGTGAAGACATTTCTGATTGAAGATCCGGATCCCAACGGCCCTTTCGGCGCCAAGGAAGTCGGACAGGGACCCTTGCTGCCGGTCCCGCCCGCCATTGCCAACGCGGTTTATGATGCGGTCCAGGTGCGCATTGATGAGGTCCCCATCACTCCCGACAAGGTTTTGTCTGCGATTCAGAAGGGGGCCGAAAGACAGGAAGATGACGTGGAATCGACCGACAGCAGAGGAACAGGCATTACCCGGGGGGTCGAAGAACCGCACCGTTATGGGCCCAAGTCCGTTCCTGAGGTGGATTGGCCGGAACCCGTCCGTGTTAAGCCTCCCTGGGAGGGCGGGACGGGAAAGGAAATGTCACGTGAAGCCGTCCATGCAAGAGAGTGA
- a CDS encoding (2Fe-2S)-binding protein: protein MNPRAKSRKQKAHIAFVLNGEPCEVAFAPHKTLLEVLREDLNLTGTKHGCELGECGTCTVLLDGKPVLSCLVLGLDVEGHEVMTVEGMQLSDGRLHPLQETFADLGAAQCGYCTPGFLLTAQELLEKNPKPSREEIAQALSGNLCRCTGYIKIYEAVELAAARMRGEKAEVREEVVYGLK, encoded by the coding sequence ATGAATCCCAGGGCGAAAAGTCGGAAGCAAAAAGCGCACATTGCGTTCGTCCTGAACGGGGAGCCTTGCGAGGTTGCATTTGCACCTCATAAGACCCTGCTTGAGGTTTTGCGCGAAGATCTGAATCTCACCGGGACCAAGCACGGGTGTGAGCTGGGCGAATGTGGGACCTGCACGGTGCTGCTGGACGGCAAACCGGTTCTCTCGTGCCTCGTCCTGGGCCTCGATGTCGAAGGACACGAGGTGATGACGGTGGAGGGAATGCAACTATCGGATGGCCGGTTGCACCCGCTGCAGGAAACCTTCGCCGATCTTGGGGCCGCCCAATGCGGCTACTGTACGCCGGGATTTTTGCTGACGGCCCAGGAGTTGCTGGAAAAGAATCCGAAGCCGAGCCGTGAAGAGATTGCCCAGGCGCTGTCGGGCAACCTGTGCCGTTGCACGGGCTACATCAAGATTTACGAGGCGGTCGAATTGGCGGCGGCCCGTATGCGCGGGGAAAAGGCAGAGGTCCGCGAGGAAGTTGTGTACGGATTGAAGTGA